The Lutibacter profundi genome includes a region encoding these proteins:
- a CDS encoding TolC family protein, which translates to MYKIIFFSWLLLLSINTFSQTTLENYLKIAAENNPELKATFSEYMAAMEKVPQVGALPDPQVAFGYFIEPVETRVGPQKWKFNLAQSFPWFGLLAAKENVATEMANAKFEKFENTKSNLFFEVKTAYFNYYFIEKAIEITKKNMEILQVFKRLSLVKIEAGKASIVDELRVELELNDLENQLALFVDTRNTIQTNFNNLLAREVSNSIEIPDTLWQDELPFDKLNMLDEIYANNHQLKSINHRLNAFINQEVVAKKEGLPKFNIGLNYTVVEKNPSSTAIDNGKDAFLFPSIGVKIPIFRKKYKALIKEAKFLQEAESFKKEDKKNVLSTVFSSSYKNFSDGDRRIALNKKQSQIAKKVLDVLIISYSTNAKDFEEVLRIERQLLKYELAYQQALIDKNAAIAFMQYLIGK; encoded by the coding sequence ATGTATAAAATAATTTTCTTTAGTTGGTTGTTGCTACTAAGTATTAACACTTTTAGTCAAACAACTCTAGAAAATTATCTGAAAATTGCAGCTGAGAATAATCCTGAATTAAAAGCAACATTCAGTGAATATATGGCTGCTATGGAAAAAGTACCTCAAGTAGGTGCTTTACCAGACCCACAAGTTGCTTTTGGTTATTTTATTGAGCCTGTTGAAACACGTGTTGGCCCACAAAAATGGAAATTTAATCTTGCGCAAAGTTTTCCTTGGTTTGGCTTATTAGCCGCTAAAGAAAATGTAGCAACTGAAATGGCAAATGCGAAATTTGAAAAATTTGAAAATACAAAGTCAAATCTTTTCTTTGAAGTAAAAACAGCTTATTTTAATTACTATTTTATTGAAAAAGCTATTGAAATTACAAAAAAAAATATGGAAATTCTTCAGGTTTTCAAACGGCTATCTTTAGTTAAAATTGAAGCTGGAAAAGCATCAATTGTTGATGAATTACGTGTTGAGTTAGAATTGAATGATTTAGAAAATCAGTTAGCGCTATTTGTTGATACAAGAAATACTATTCAAACTAATTTTAATAATTTATTAGCAAGAGAAGTTTCAAATAGCATTGAAATACCAGATACTTTATGGCAAGATGAATTACCATTTGACAAATTAAATATGCTAGATGAAATTTATGCAAACAACCACCAATTAAAAAGCATCAATCATAGATTAAATGCTTTTATAAATCAGGAAGTTGTTGCTAAAAAAGAAGGATTGCCTAAATTTAATATAGGATTAAATTATACGGTAGTTGAAAAAAATCCTTCTTCAACAGCAATTGATAATGGTAAAGATGCCTTTTTATTCCCTTCAATAGGTGTTAAAATACCTATTTTTCGTAAGAAATACAAAGCATTAATTAAAGAAGCTAAATTTTTACAAGAAGCTGAAAGCTTTAAAAAAGAAGACAAAAAGAATGTATTAAGTACTGTTTTTTCATCTTCTTATAAAAATTTTAGTGATGGAGACAGACGTATAGCTTTAAACAAAAAACAATCACAAATAGCAAAAAAAGTATTAGACGTATTAATTATTTCGTATTCAACAAATGCAAAAGATTTTGAAGAAGTTTTAAGAATTGAACGTCAGCTATTAAAATATGAATTGGCTTACCAACAAGCCTTAATAGACAAAAATGCGGCTATAGCATTTATGCAATATTTAATTGGAAAATAA
- a CDS encoding efflux RND transporter periplasmic adaptor subunit, whose product MKKYKNYIIGAGILIIGIILGNVFSGNDNTKTSHSEEEHNYVQDPVTKLWTCSMHPQIRMEKPGKCPICGMTLIPVDNSSSSEEKIGDNEIVLTAEAIELANIQTSIVERASATKEIRLLGRVKPDERRLFSQVSHIPGRIERLYVNFTGEKVYRGQKIVRIYSPDLISAQKELFEAIRSRDIYPQLYTAARNKLKLWKLSDSQIDAIEKSKKVQEQIDILSDYTGYVMKRNVELGDYITEGSSLFDIADLNSVWVMFEAYEADIPWIQVGNIVDFTINAIPGKNFKGKVTYIDPFVSSSTRVAKVRVELKNPGNKLLPEMYANGIIKAKLTNIKNAIIIPKSAVLWTGKRAVVYVKVPHEKTISFVYREIILGQDMGNFYIVAKGLKEGEVVATNGVFRIDASAQLIGQKSMMNPTGSKGNTGGMAGMDMGGDKKEKETKTEMNDAEMKKMVMIDKSKIDPKFKSQLGEVVDAYIHLKDLLFDGDFAEAKMQSKNVEKALNNVDMLVLLGDAHNEWMKDLKKMNLQVTSIMNAKDIKNQRISFAKLGPELGKSIEKFGFKNSNKPLYLEYCSMKDVYWLSYDKTIKNPFYGDEMPTCGEVTKEYKN is encoded by the coding sequence ATGAAAAAATATAAAAATTATATTATAGGAGCCGGTATTTTAATTATCGGAATTATTTTAGGAAACGTGTTTTCTGGAAATGACAATACAAAAACTTCACACAGTGAAGAGGAACATAATTATGTTCAAGATCCAGTAACTAAATTATGGACTTGCTCAATGCACCCACAAATAAGAATGGAAAAACCAGGAAAATGCCCTATTTGTGGAATGACTCTAATTCCTGTAGATAATAGTAGCTCTTCTGAAGAAAAAATTGGGGATAATGAAATTGTTCTAACAGCTGAAGCTATTGAATTGGCAAATATTCAAACTTCAATTGTTGAAAGAGCAAGTGCAACTAAAGAAATTCGCTTATTAGGTAGAGTAAAACCTGATGAAAGACGTTTATTTTCACAGGTGTCTCATATTCCAGGTAGAATTGAACGCTTATATGTAAACTTTACAGGTGAAAAAGTATATAGAGGACAAAAAATAGTACGAATTTATTCTCCAGATTTAATCTCAGCACAAAAAGAATTATTTGAAGCCATTAGATCTCGAGATATTTACCCTCAATTATATACAGCAGCTCGTAATAAATTAAAATTATGGAAACTCTCTGACAGTCAAATTGATGCTATTGAAAAATCTAAAAAAGTACAAGAACAAATAGATATTTTATCTGATTACACAGGCTATGTTATGAAACGTAATGTTGAACTTGGAGACTATATTACTGAAGGAAGCTCTTTATTTGACATTGCAGATTTAAATAGCGTATGGGTTATGTTTGAAGCTTATGAGGCCGATATTCCTTGGATACAAGTTGGCAATATAGTAGATTTTACAATTAATGCAATTCCTGGGAAAAACTTCAAAGGCAAAGTTACCTATATAGACCCTTTTGTTTCGTCAAGTACTAGAGTTGCTAAAGTACGTGTTGAACTTAAAAACCCTGGTAATAAATTATTACCTGAAATGTATGCTAATGGTATTATTAAAGCCAAATTAACCAATATTAAAAATGCTATTATAATTCCAAAATCAGCAGTACTTTGGACTGGTAAAAGAGCGGTGGTTTATGTTAAAGTACCACACGAAAAAACAATTTCATTTGTTTATAGAGAAATTATTTTAGGTCAAGATATGGGTAATTTCTACATTGTAGCAAAAGGGTTAAAAGAAGGTGAAGTTGTGGCTACAAACGGTGTATTTAGAATTGATGCCTCTGCTCAATTAATTGGCCAAAAAAGTATGATGAACCCTACAGGTTCTAAAGGCAATACAGGAGGTATGGCTGGAATGGATATGGGTGGTGATAAAAAAGAGAAAGAGACCAAAACAGAGATGAACGATGCAGAAATGAAGAAAATGGTTATGATTGATAAATCTAAAATTGACCCAAAATTTAAAAGTCAGCTAGGAGAAGTTGTAGATGCGTACATTCATTTAAAAGATTTACTTTTTGATGGTGATTTTGCAGAAGCAAAAATGCAATCAAAAAATGTTGAAAAAGCCTTAAATAATGTAGACATGTTAGTGCTTTTAGGAGATGCTCATAATGAATGGATGAAAGATTTGAAAAAAATGAATTTACAAGTAACTTCAATTATGAATGCTAAAGATATTAAAAATCAAAGAATCTCTTTTGCTAAATTAGGACCAGAACTAGGAAAATCAATTGAAAAATTCGGCTTTAAAAATTCAAATAAACCTCTTTATTTAGAATACTGTTCTATGAAAGATGTGTACTGGTTAAGTTACGATAAAACTATTAAAAATCCATTCTATGGAGACGAAATGCCAACGTGTGGAGAAGTTACAAAAGAGTACAAAAATTAA
- a CDS encoding DUF3347 domain-containing protein, translating into MNKLNFKTVLIIAITLSISITTFGQQKHDHSTMNMNHKKGMMKGEMMQQKMGETQFTDANLNKAYMHYIMINKALVKSQPKKAQMMSKMLVDILNNYGKASESLVAATKLAENDNLENQRKIFAELTISMEPLFKDNITKGKVYKNFCPMANGSGAYWFSNSENIVNPYMGAESSMSSCGSVKETFKSI; encoded by the coding sequence ATGAACAAATTAAATTTTAAAACTGTTTTAATAATTGCAATTACTCTAAGTATATCAATAACAACTTTTGGTCAGCAAAAACACGACCATAGCACAATGAACATGAACCACAAAAAAGGGATGATGAAGGGTGAAATGATGCAGCAAAAAATGGGTGAAACACAATTTACTGATGCAAACTTAAATAAAGCTTATATGCATTATATAATGATTAATAAAGCATTGGTTAAATCTCAACCAAAAAAAGCACAAATGATGTCTAAAATGCTTGTTGATATTTTAAATAATTATGGAAAAGCATCCGAATCTTTAGTTGCTGCAACTAAATTAGCTGAAAATGATAATTTAGAAAACCAACGTAAAATATTTGCAGAGTTAACCATTTCAATGGAACCTCTTTTTAAAGATAACATTACAAAAGGTAAAGTTTACAAAAACTTTTGTCCAATGGCAAATGGTAGCGGCGCTTACTGGTTTTCAAATTCAGAAAATATTGTAAACCCTTATATGGGTGCAGAAAGCTCAATGTCAAGTTGTGGCAGTGTAAAAGAAACATTTAAATCTATATAA
- a CDS encoding P-II family nitrogen regulator has translation MKEIKAFIRPERLNLVAKNLKKEQYCCFTVFQGEGVGDYTDPKTEFPSLNFPFLHNKVIKIEIVCNKDDVDKIINVIKTHARTGDKGDGLIYVSNVESKTRIRDGK, from the coding sequence ATGAAAGAAATTAAAGCATTTATTCGACCTGAAAGATTAAATTTAGTTGCTAAAAACCTAAAAAAAGAACAGTATTGTTGTTTTACAGTTTTTCAAGGCGAAGGTGTTGGAGACTACACCGATCCTAAAACTGAATTTCCGAGCCTAAACTTCCCTTTTTTACATAATAAAGTAATAAAAATAGAAATAGTTTGTAATAAAGATGATGTAGATAAAATTATCAATGTTATAAAAACACATGCAAGAACAGGAGACAAAGGAGATGGGTTGATATATGTAAGTAATGTTGAAAGTAAAACACGAATTAGAGACGGAAAATAA
- a CDS encoding AraC family transcriptional regulator — MKTLKLIELRIKGMVCDRCISAVKTELTSLGAQVVEIKLGKVVIKDPKHKITLQSIENALMKHDFELIIDDDTKIIEAIKAVLVEIISDLPIEMTTNLSATLAHKLQKDYTYLSKLFSNTLEITIEKYFILLKIEKTKELIQTGQLNFTQISYDLGYSSVNYLSNQFKQITGMSMSAYKKLSNWNRKPLDKIL; from the coding sequence TTGAAAACTTTAAAACTCATAGAATTACGTATCAAAGGAATGGTTTGCGATCGCTGTATTAGTGCAGTAAAAACTGAATTAACAAGTTTAGGAGCACAAGTTGTTGAAATAAAATTAGGGAAAGTTGTAATAAAAGACCCTAAACATAAAATTACTTTGCAAAGTATTGAAAATGCATTAATGAAACATGATTTTGAGTTAATTATTGATGATGATACTAAAATTATTGAAGCTATAAAAGCTGTTTTAGTTGAAATCATAAGTGATCTTCCTATAGAAATGACAACAAATTTATCAGCTACTTTAGCTCATAAATTGCAAAAAGATTATACTTATTTAAGTAAATTATTTTCCAATACACTTGAAATTACCATTGAGAAATATTTCATATTACTGAAAATTGAAAAAACCAAAGAATTGATTCAAACTGGGCAATTAAATTTTACCCAAATATCATACGATTTAGGATACAGTAGTGTTAATTATTTATCAAACCAATTTAAACAAATAACAGGTATGAGCATGAGTGCTTACAAAAAGCTATCTAACTGGAATAGAAAGCCTTTAGATAAAATTTTATAG
- a CDS encoding NAD(P)/FAD-dependent oxidoreductase: MKNDCTSNVYEDIECRSSETICLPKTTLKRLVVIGGGFAGLELVKKLKNKPIQVVLIDKNNFHQFQPLLYQVATSGLEPDSIAFPLRKQLAGYKNVNFRLTEVLQIKPKENTIYTTKGKITYDYLVLATGTATNFFGLKSVQKNGLGLKDIRDSLNIRHMMLQNLEQATITCNEKEKKALTNFVIVGGGPAGIEMAGALAEFCKYIIPKDYPEFSASIMKIYLIEASNKILGVMSNNASSQSLKYLKDLNVNVLINESVIDYDGTLVKTKSGKEIQAKNLIWAAGVKGQFPEGLDQNNIVRGNRLKVNENLLVEGFDNIYAIGDVSAMITEKTPKGHPQVAQPAIQQGKYLADSFLRALKNKQPKPFKYSDKGSLATIGKRRAVADIGKLKFSGYLAWLLWSFVHLMSISGFKNKLLVGLNWTISYFSYDKSNRLIIRKFKKN, translated from the coding sequence ATGAAAAATGATTGTACATCTAATGTTTATGAAGACATAGAATGCCGTTCATCAGAAACCATTTGTTTACCAAAAACAACCCTAAAAAGGCTGGTAGTTATTGGAGGTGGTTTTGCTGGGTTAGAATTAGTCAAAAAATTAAAAAACAAACCTATTCAAGTAGTATTAATTGATAAAAATAATTTTCATCAATTTCAACCTTTATTATATCAAGTTGCAACAAGTGGTTTAGAGCCTGACAGCATTGCATTCCCATTAAGAAAACAGCTAGCAGGTTATAAAAATGTTAATTTTAGGCTTACAGAGGTATTACAAATTAAACCAAAAGAAAATACTATCTATACTACTAAAGGTAAAATAACCTACGATTATTTAGTATTAGCAACAGGTACAGCTACCAATTTTTTCGGATTAAAATCTGTTCAAAAAAATGGTCTTGGATTAAAAGACATTCGTGACTCTTTGAATATACGTCATATGATGCTGCAAAACCTTGAGCAAGCAACCATAACCTGTAATGAAAAAGAAAAGAAAGCTCTAACCAATTTTGTAATTGTTGGTGGTGGCCCTGCCGGAATAGAAATGGCTGGTGCATTGGCTGAATTTTGTAAATATATTATCCCAAAAGATTACCCTGAATTCTCAGCATCAATAATGAAAATTTATTTGATTGAAGCCTCTAATAAAATTTTAGGAGTAATGTCTAATAATGCCTCTTCTCAATCACTAAAATACCTAAAAGATTTAAATGTAAATGTTTTAATAAATGAATCGGTTATTGATTATGATGGTACCCTTGTTAAAACTAAAAGTGGGAAAGAAATACAGGCTAAAAATTTAATTTGGGCTGCTGGTGTAAAAGGGCAATTTCCTGAAGGGCTTGATCAAAATAATATTGTTAGAGGTAATCGTTTAAAAGTAAATGAAAACCTATTGGTTGAAGGGTTTGATAATATTTATGCTATAGGTGATGTATCAGCAATGATAACAGAAAAAACACCTAAAGGGCATCCTCAAGTAGCACAACCAGCCATTCAACAAGGAAAATATTTGGCAGATAGTTTTCTCAGGGCTCTAAAAAATAAGCAACCAAAACCTTTTAAATATAGTGATAAAGGTTCTTTAGCAACAATAGGTAAACGTAGAGCTGTAGCTGACATAGGAAAACTTAAATTTTCTGGGTATTTAGCTTGGTTATTATGGTCTTTTGTTCATTTAATGTCTATAAGTGGTTTTAAAAACAAACTGCTTGTTGGATTAAATTGGACAATAAGTTATTTCTCATACGATAAAAGTAACAGGTTAATTATTAGAAAATTTAAAAAGAATTAA
- a CDS encoding helix-turn-helix domain-containing protein, with the protein MLTYTFFFNKLVDKKTVILHAIMGVIIFYFIFHPLTMVVYWYEFNSEPLTFTSFFNVLNHRIEHSFSYRMLDMSFIFMLMGGITGLIFGLYKLNNKKLNKHIQLLNNDLLKLINQGESQFVELKSSVRYDFKQQTTNLDLEVIIAKTIVGFMNAKGGKLIIGVNDDGEILGLEKDFKTLKQQNTDGFEQKIYEIISKYIGKEFCFYCTVYFHQLAKKTICVVAIDKVAEPVYLSKGKDTIFYIRTGNSTKPLTIKEAFHYIKMEKEA; encoded by the coding sequence ATGCTAACTTATACCTTCTTTTTTAATAAGCTAGTTGACAAAAAAACAGTCATTCTTCATGCCATTATGGGTGTAATTATTTTCTATTTTATATTCCACCCTTTAACAATGGTTGTGTATTGGTATGAATTTAATTCTGAACCATTAACATTTACATCTTTCTTTAATGTTCTAAATCATAGAATAGAGCATTCTTTTTCTTATAGGATGCTAGATATGTCATTTATTTTTATGTTAATGGGAGGAATTACAGGTTTAATTTTTGGATTGTATAAATTAAATAACAAAAAATTAAACAAGCATATTCAGTTGTTAAATAATGATTTATTAAAATTAATTAATCAAGGAGAAAGTCAATTTGTTGAGTTAAAATCATCTGTTAGATATGATTTTAAACAACAAACAACCAATCTTGATTTAGAAGTTATAATTGCTAAAACCATTGTTGGTTTTATGAATGCTAAAGGTGGAAAATTAATTATTGGCGTAAATGATGATGGAGAAATATTAGGTTTAGAAAAAGATTTTAAAACTCTAAAACAACAAAATACTGATGGTTTTGAACAAAAAATCTATGAAATAATTTCAAAATATATAGGCAAAGAGTTTTGTTTTTATTGTACTGTATATTTTCATCAATTAGCTAAAAAAACTATTTGTGTTGTAGCAATAGATAAAGTTGCCGAACCCGTTTATTTATCAAAAGGTAAAGATACCATATTTTATATAAGAACTGGAAACTCTACTAAACCTTTAACTATAAAAGAGGCTTTTCATTATATTAAAATGGAAAAGGAAGCATAA
- a CDS encoding heavy metal translocating P-type ATPase produces the protein MKHTYKVTGMTCVGCETDVKSALSNLKEITAVHVNLNKEEVTVEMTTHVSIEKLQQTLLLAGLHYTISLPNTTSQKEEKESNIINKKGIYACPMHCEGDKTYDESGKCPVCGMFLKEVSTKYTCPMHPEVLSDKPGTCPKCKMNLVPKNVKDNKPNAQHHNHKSTSHTHNHNHEKSDSGVYYCPMRCEDDKTYSEPGSCPKCGMDLIEQPKLVVDSKYTCPMHPEIIKDAPGNCPICGMDLIPMEPDESEELKTYNKLAKKMKLATVLSVPVLLISLAMYLPKNPLLLIMPQYYWDWVQFLLTIPVVFVACWMFFERAWKSIITWNLNMFTLVGIGTGAAFLFSIVGLFFPDVFPQEFKGETGDVSLYFEATAVILTLVLLGQLLEARAHSQTSGAIKELLKLAPSEATLVIDGEDKVVSIHNIKAGDLLRVKPGEKIPVDGVIVEGKSSIDESMITGEPIPVDKTIDDKVSSGTINGTQSFIMKAERVGSETLLSQIIQMVSDASRSRAPIQKLADTISKYFVPIVVVISIITFIVWFNFGPNPAMVYAFVNAVAVLIIACPCALGLATPMSVMVGVGKGAQNGILIKNAEALEAMNKVNVLITDKTGTLTEGKPSVESVYALNGDSKDVLQQIASLNQYSEHPLAQAVVLYAKENNTKLIKVNDFEAVAGMGVIGTVSKNKVALGNKKLMLQTNTEIPKELETKIITEQKLGKTVSFIAVNKKAIGYVSISDAIKETSKKAIKALMDKGVEVIMLTGDNENTAKAVANELHLSNFKAGCLPEDKLNIIKELQAKGKIVAMAGDGINDAPALAQANVGIAMGTGTDVAIESSEITLVKGDLQGIVKAKNLSHQVMKNIKQNLFFSFAYNILGVPIAAGVLFPVFGILLSPIIAALAMSFSSVSVIANSLRLRSAKI, from the coding sequence ATGAAACATACATATAAGGTAACCGGAATGACTTGCGTTGGTTGTGAAACAGATGTAAAAAGTGCTTTAAGTAATTTGAAAGAAATAACAGCCGTACATGTTAATCTAAATAAAGAAGAAGTCACGGTAGAAATGACTACACATGTTTCTATAGAAAAACTCCAGCAAACCCTTTTGTTGGCAGGATTACACTATACCATTAGTTTACCGAATACAACTTCTCAAAAAGAAGAAAAAGAGAGCAATATAATCAACAAAAAAGGCATATACGCTTGCCCTATGCACTGTGAAGGAGATAAAACTTATGATGAGTCGGGGAAATGTCCTGTTTGTGGTATGTTTTTAAAAGAAGTTTCAACTAAATATACTTGTCCTATGCACCCAGAAGTGCTAAGTGATAAACCTGGAACTTGCCCTAAATGCAAAATGAATTTAGTTCCTAAAAATGTGAAAGACAATAAACCAAACGCTCAACACCATAATCATAAATCAACCTCTCACACACATAATCATAATCATGAAAAATCAGATTCTGGTGTTTATTATTGCCCTATGCGCTGTGAAGATGATAAAACTTACAGCGAACCTGGTAGTTGCCCAAAATGCGGTATGGATTTAATTGAGCAACCTAAACTGGTTGTAGATTCAAAATACACGTGTCCAATGCATCCTGAAATTATTAAAGATGCTCCTGGTAATTGCCCTATTTGCGGAATGGATTTAATCCCTATGGAACCAGATGAAAGTGAAGAATTAAAAACCTACAATAAATTGGCTAAAAAAATGAAATTAGCCACCGTACTTTCTGTTCCTGTTTTGCTCATTTCTTTGGCAATGTACTTGCCAAAAAATCCTTTACTATTAATAATGCCTCAATATTATTGGGATTGGGTACAATTTCTATTAACAATTCCTGTAGTATTTGTGGCTTGTTGGATGTTTTTTGAACGCGCTTGGAAATCTATTATCACTTGGAATTTAAATATGTTTACCCTAGTAGGAATTGGAACTGGTGCCGCTTTTTTATTCAGTATTGTTGGATTATTTTTCCCTGATGTTTTCCCTCAAGAATTTAAAGGAGAAACAGGTGATGTTAGTTTATACTTTGAGGCTACAGCAGTTATTTTAACATTGGTATTACTAGGCCAGCTGTTAGAAGCTAGAGCACACAGCCAAACCAGTGGTGCAATTAAAGAATTACTAAAATTAGCGCCTTCTGAAGCCACACTAGTTATTGATGGTGAAGATAAGGTGGTTTCTATTCACAATATTAAAGCAGGTGATTTACTACGAGTAAAACCAGGAGAAAAGATTCCTGTTGACGGAGTTATTGTTGAAGGAAAAAGTAGTATTGATGAATCTATGATTACCGGTGAACCTATTCCTGTTGATAAAACAATTGATGACAAAGTAAGCTCTGGAACTATAAATGGTACGCAGTCTTTTATTATGAAAGCTGAACGTGTTGGTTCAGAAACACTGTTATCTCAAATTATTCAAATGGTTAGTGATGCAAGTAGATCAAGAGCTCCTATCCAAAAATTAGCAGATACTATTTCAAAATATTTTGTTCCAATTGTTGTTGTTATTTCTATCATAACCTTCATTGTTTGGTTTAATTTTGGACCAAATCCAGCAATGGTTTATGCCTTTGTAAATGCTGTAGCGGTATTGATTATCGCTTGCCCTTGTGCATTAGGCTTGGCAACACCAATGTCTGTAATGGTTGGTGTTGGTAAAGGTGCTCAAAATGGTATTTTAATTAAAAATGCCGAAGCCTTAGAGGCAATGAATAAAGTTAATGTGCTAATAACAGATAAAACAGGAACACTAACTGAAGGAAAACCATCAGTAGAAAGTGTTTATGCCCTTAATGGAGATTCAAAAGACGTATTACAACAAATTGCCTCTTTAAATCAGTATAGTGAACATCCTTTAGCACAAGCTGTTGTGCTCTATGCGAAAGAAAATAACACAAAACTTATTAAAGTGAACGATTTTGAAGCTGTTGCAGGAATGGGTGTTATAGGTACTGTTTCTAAAAACAAAGTAGCTCTTGGAAACAAAAAACTAATGCTTCAAACAAATACAGAAATACCAAAAGAATTAGAAACCAAAATTATTACCGAACAAAAATTAGGTAAAACCGTATCTTTTATTGCTGTAAATAAAAAAGCTATTGGTTACGTAAGTATTTCTGACGCCATAAAAGAAACCAGTAAAAAAGCAATAAAAGCTCTAATGGATAAAGGCGTTGAAGTAATTATGTTAACAGGTGATAATGAAAATACTGCAAAAGCTGTCGCCAACGAATTACATTTAAGTAATTTTAAAGCAGGCTGTTTACCTGAAGATAAATTAAATATCATAAAAGAATTACAAGCTAAAGGAAAAATTGTTGCAATGGCAGGAGATGGAATTAACGATGCACCTGCTTTGGCACAAGCAAATGTGGGTATTGCCATGGGAACTGGTACTGATGTTGCTATTGAAAGTTCAGAAATAACGTTGGTAAAAGGTGATTTACAAGGTATAGTAAAAGCAAAAAATTTAAGCCATCAAGTAATGAAAAATATTAAACAAAATTTATTTTTCTCATTTGCTTATAATATATTAGGGGTTCCAATTGCTGCAGGCGTATTATTTCCTGTGTTTGGAATTTTATTATCACCTATAATTGCTGCCTTGGCTATGAGTTTTAGCTCTGTTTCGGTAATAGCAAATTCACTTAGGTTAAGAAGTGCAAAAATTTAA
- a CDS encoding DUF3347 domain-containing protein has product MKKSIYVLALITILFSACKNDKKQAESNSMQSSEMNMKEADGHDHDDHDHDATMGENSSKEERNIDATTQKNSATSAIIDSYLQIKNALVEDSKEGAAKGGAMMLTAFTDFDMSQLNDSQHKEYMEILEDAKEQAEHIVKSPIDHQREHFENLSIDVNDLIALLGTDKTLYQSKCPMAGEGKGAIWLSEYKEIKNPFFGSKMISCGSVQKQIN; this is encoded by the coding sequence ATGAAAAAATCAATTTATGTATTAGCGTTAATTACAATACTTTTTAGTGCTTGTAAAAACGACAAAAAACAAGCAGAATCTAACAGTATGCAATCGTCAGAAATGAACATGAAAGAGGCTGACGGTCATGACCATGACGACCATGACCATGATGCAACAATGGGCGAAAATTCTTCAAAGGAAGAACGAAATATTGATGCAACTACTCAAAAAAATAGCGCTACATCAGCTATTATTGACAGCTATTTACAAATTAAAAATGCATTGGTAGAAGACAGTAAAGAAGGTGCTGCCAAAGGTGGAGCAATGATGCTTACTGCTTTTACAGATTTTGATATGTCGCAACTAAACGACTCTCAACATAAAGAGTATATGGAAATTTTAGAAGATGCAAAAGAACAAGCTGAACATATTGTTAAAAGCCCTATTGATCATCAAAGAGAACATTTTGAAAATTTAAGTATAGATGTTAATGATTTAATTGCATTGTTGGGAACAGACAAAACATTATACCAAAGTAAATGCCCAATGGCTGGAGAAGGGAAAGGCGCTATTTGGCTTAGTGAATATAAAGAAATTAAAAATCCGTTTTTTGGTAGTAAAATGATTTCATGCGGAAGTGTGCAAAAGCAAATTAACTAA
- a CDS encoding heme-binding domain-containing protein: MKKLKKLFIFLLIVFVGIQFIPTKRNQSTEVLETDFSKTFAVPTNIQNMFEKSCYDCHSNNTNYPWYNKIQPISWLLENHIKEGKKEFNFSEFGAYSKRKQKNKLKSLASQIRDNEMPMQSYTLIHRDAKLSDNDKEQIIVWINKLRDSL; the protein is encoded by the coding sequence ATGAAAAAACTAAAAAAATTATTTATTTTCTTATTAATTGTGTTTGTGGGTATACAATTTATACCCACAAAACGCAATCAGAGCACTGAAGTTTTAGAAACAGATTTTTCTAAAACTTTTGCTGTTCCAACCAACATCCAAAATATGTTTGAAAAATCATGTTATGATTGCCATAGTAATAATACAAATTACCCTTGGTACAATAAAATTCAACCCATAAGTTGGCTATTAGAAAACCATATAAAAGAAGGTAAAAAAGAATTTAATTTTAGTGAATTTGGTGCTTACTCTAAGCGAAAACAAAAAAATAAATTAAAATCTCTTGCCAGTCAAATTAGAGATAATGAGATGCCTATGCAATCTTATACTTTAATTCACCGTGATGCCAAACTATCTGACAATGATAAAGAGCAAATTATAGTTTGGATAAACAAATTAAGGGACAGTTTGTGA